Proteins encoded within one genomic window of Arachis ipaensis cultivar K30076 chromosome B08, Araip1.1, whole genome shotgun sequence:
- the LOC110265330 gene encoding uncharacterized protein LOC110265330 has translation MLAVYFDTKTLTWRVKKLVENHNHDLVPQCLVHLIPNRRRLTEVQKVQANTMHDHGLPTSKIIGLMVGQADGYANVGFTKKDLDNHFQRTRRAKLIGGDSNATISYLLGKADVDPMAMARYSATDEGWMANLFWADEICSSNY, from the coding sequence ATGCTTGCGGTGTATTTTGACACCAAAACTTTGACTTGGAGGGTTAAAAAATTAGTCGAGAACCACAACCACGATCTTGTCCCACAATGCTTGGTACACCTAATTCCAAACCGCCGAAGGTTGACTGAGGTACAAAAAGTTCAGGCAAATACCATGCATGATCATGGTCTTCCAACCTCTAAAATAATAGGATTAATGGTAGGCCAAGCCGATGGTTATGCCAATGTCGGGTTCACAAAGAAGGACCTAGATAATCACTTTCAAAGAACTCGCCGTGCAAAgctcattggtggggattccaaTGCGACGATTAGCTATCTACTTGGGAAAGCCGATGTCGACCCAATGGCCATGGCAAGGTACAGTGCTACTGATGAAGGTTGGATGGCAAATTTATTTTGGGCAGACGAAATCTGTAGTTCCAATTATTAG